One genomic window of Pseudomonas sp. LFM046 includes the following:
- a CDS encoding paraquat-inducible protein A → MPEQADERPLSELPLHALIACHECDLLMRRPDVGEEQKACCPRCGYELVVHRSQMERRALALVFTALLLFVPANFLPIMKLNMLGHTTQDTVWSGVVGLYNNGMEGVAALVLLCSMIIPLIKLLCQLAVLVCINTRWALGTGVKLYRLYHHLREWGMLEVYLMGILVSIVKLIGMADLHLGVGLVCFVGLLLSQVWLEVTMSPHQVWDALDPEGQSHARH, encoded by the coding sequence ATGCCTGAACAGGCTGATGAACGTCCGCTGTCCGAACTTCCCCTGCATGCGCTGATTGCCTGCCACGAGTGCGACCTGCTGATGCGTCGCCCCGACGTGGGCGAAGAGCAGAAAGCCTGTTGCCCCCGCTGCGGCTATGAACTGGTGGTGCACCGCTCGCAGATGGAGCGACGTGCCCTGGCTCTGGTGTTCACCGCGCTGCTGCTGTTCGTCCCGGCCAACTTCCTGCCCATCATGAAGCTCAACATGCTTGGGCATACGACCCAGGACACCGTCTGGAGCGGCGTAGTCGGCCTCTACAACAACGGGATGGAAGGGGTGGCCGCGCTGGTCCTCCTGTGCAGCATGATCATTCCCCTGATCAAGCTGCTCTGCCAACTGGCGGTCCTGGTCTGTATCAATACCCGCTGGGCGCTGGGCACGGGTGTGAAGCTCTATCGCCTGTACCACCACCTGCGGGAGTGGGGAATGCTCGAGGTCTACCTCATGGGCATCCTGGTTTCCATCGTCAAGCTGATCGGCATGGCCGACCTCCACCTCGGCGTTGGCCTCGTCTGCTTTGTGGGGCTGCTGCTGTCCCAGGTCTGGCTGGAGGTGACCATGTCGCCGCACCAGGTCTGGGATGCCCTGGACCCCGAAGGACAATCCCATGCGCGCCATTGA
- a CDS encoding MlaD family protein produces MPELPTPKTKKTTSWSAIWVLPLLALLIGGWLAWKAMSEAGIEIQIRFENGDGITVGKTLLMYKGIQVGKVTDLHISQDIKGVIATVEVLKEAEPYLSKETRFWLVRPRVSLAGVTGLETLVSGIYIAIDPVKGERERNYVALPEPPPLSDSLPGLHLTLKAERLGSLEQGSPVYYRQIQVGQVKSYRLAEDQRTVEIKVHIEQPYAHLVRKHTRFWNASGLNVMADFSGVKIRTESMLSIMAGGIAFATPEHRQDSPPTDPSIPFRLYDGFEAAEAGLRVLLRMDDVSGLNPGSTPVMYNGVQVGTLKKLDMDKDFTGATAELTMEPRTEDFLVDGTEFWTVKPSISLAGITGIEALVKGNYIAVRFAREGTPTREFKVRPKAPPLNTDAPGLHLVLSSDRLGSLEVGSPVLYRQIRVGSVQSYQLSRDQQRVVVGVHIEPEFAKLVNESTRFWNSSGVTLKGGLSGVEVKSESLQTLLAGGITFSTPDPKAKPVTRPRRFTLYDDESQAIAKGTLVEIAIPQAAGVKEGTPIRFKGIDVGEVESVVLANDLSGVLVKARITQAADRIARAGSQFWVVGPELGLLRTANLDTLVSGPYLEVEPADKPGKAQTRFTVLTQAPDPLLRQAGLHITLSAPRRGSIKPGVIVSYREVPVGKVLSYELGNTADRVFIHVLIEPRYAPLVHSGSRFWHSSGVGVDASLFEGVKVRTGSLETMVEGGISFATPNEAQMGNVALNGQTFALHDDAEDEWLTWAPKIPLAN; encoded by the coding sequence ATGCCTGAGTTGCCAACGCCGAAAACCAAGAAAACCACCAGTTGGTCCGCCATCTGGGTATTACCGCTGCTGGCCTTGCTCATCGGCGGCTGGCTGGCTTGGAAGGCCATGAGCGAAGCCGGGATCGAGATCCAGATCCGCTTCGAGAACGGTGATGGCATCACGGTGGGCAAGACCCTGCTGATGTACAAGGGCATCCAGGTGGGCAAGGTCACCGACCTGCACATCAGCCAGGACATCAAGGGCGTGATCGCCACCGTAGAAGTGCTCAAGGAAGCCGAGCCCTACCTCAGCAAGGAAACCCGCTTCTGGCTGGTGCGCCCGCGGGTGTCCCTCGCCGGGGTGACCGGCCTCGAAACCCTGGTTTCCGGCATCTATATCGCGATCGACCCGGTGAAGGGCGAGCGCGAGCGGAATTACGTTGCCCTGCCGGAGCCGCCGCCGCTGTCCGACTCGCTGCCCGGCCTGCACCTGACCCTCAAGGCCGAGCGCCTCGGCTCCCTGGAACAGGGCAGCCCCGTGTATTACCGGCAGATCCAGGTCGGCCAGGTGAAGAGCTATCGGCTGGCCGAGGACCAGCGCACCGTCGAGATCAAGGTGCACATCGAGCAGCCCTATGCTCACCTCGTGCGCAAACACACGCGCTTCTGGAACGCCAGTGGTCTGAACGTCATGGCCGACTTCTCCGGGGTGAAGATTCGCACCGAGTCGATGCTCAGCATCATGGCCGGTGGCATCGCCTTCGCCACCCCGGAGCACCGCCAGGACAGCCCGCCCACCGACCCGAGCATCCCGTTCCGGCTGTATGACGGCTTCGAAGCGGCCGAGGCCGGCCTGCGCGTGCTGCTGCGCATGGACGACGTCAGTGGCCTGAACCCCGGCAGCACGCCGGTGATGTACAACGGCGTGCAGGTCGGCACCCTGAAGAAACTGGACATGGACAAGGACTTCACCGGCGCCACTGCCGAGCTGACCATGGAACCGCGCACCGAGGACTTCCTGGTCGACGGCACCGAGTTCTGGACGGTCAAACCGTCGATTTCGCTGGCGGGCATCACCGGAATCGAAGCCCTGGTGAAGGGTAACTACATCGCCGTGCGCTTCGCCCGCGAAGGCACACCGACCCGCGAATTCAAGGTGAGGCCCAAGGCACCGCCGCTGAACACCGACGCTCCCGGACTGCACCTTGTCCTGAGTAGCGACCGCCTCGGCTCCCTGGAAGTCGGCAGCCCCGTCCTCTACCGCCAGATCCGCGTGGGCAGCGTGCAGAGCTACCAGCTCTCCCGAGACCAGCAGCGCGTAGTGGTCGGCGTCCACATCGAGCCGGAGTTCGCCAAGCTGGTGAACGAGTCCACCCGCTTCTGGAATTCCAGCGGCGTGACCCTCAAGGGTGGGCTGTCGGGCGTCGAAGTGAAGAGCGAATCCCTGCAGACCCTGCTGGCCGGCGGCATCACCTTCAGCACCCCCGATCCCAAGGCCAAGCCGGTGACCCGGCCGCGTCGCTTCACCCTGTACGACGACGAGTCCCAGGCCATCGCCAAGGGCACCCTGGTCGAGATCGCCATTCCCCAGGCCGCGGGCGTCAAGGAAGGCACGCCGATCCGCTTCAAGGGCATCGATGTCGGTGAGGTGGAATCGGTGGTCCTGGCCAACGACCTGTCCGGCGTGCTGGTCAAGGCGCGCATCACCCAAGCGGCGGATCGCATCGCCCGCGCCGGTAGCCAGTTCTGGGTCGTGGGGCCGGAGCTCGGCCTGCTGCGCACGGCCAACCTGGACACCTTGGTCAGCGGCCCGTACCTGGAAGTGGAGCCCGCCGACAAACCCGGCAAGGCGCAGACCCGCTTCACGGTGCTGACCCAGGCGCCGGACCCGCTCCTGCGTCAGGCAGGGCTGCACATTACCCTCAGCGCGCCGCGTCGTGGCTCCATCAAGCCCGGCGTGATCGTCAGCTACCGCGAGGTACCGGTGGGCAAGGTGCTGTCCTATGAACTGGGCAACACCGCTGACCGCGTGTTCATCCACGTGCTCATCGAGCCGCGCTACGCGCCCCTGGTGCACAGCGGCAGCCGCTTCTGGCACTCCAGTGGTGTCGGTGTGGACGCCAGCCTGTTCGAAGGCGTGAAGGTCCGTACCGGCTCCCTGGAGACGATGGTGGAAGGCGGCATTTCCTTCGCCACGCCGAACGAGGCACAGATGGGCAACGTTGCCCTGAACGGCCAGACCTTCGCCCTCCATGACGATGCCGAGGACGAATGGCTGACCTGGGCGCCGAAGATCCCGCTGGCGAATTGA
- a CDS encoding paraquat-inducible protein A produces MRAIDAGIIVCDECHELNRPESDETYGNCRRCGATLHPRRPNSLARTWALLITAAILYIPANVLPIMTVNFLGNGAPSTIMGGVIELIHAEMVPIALVVFVASILVPTFKLVGIALLLYSVQRRLPMSPKQRILMYRFIEWIGRWSMLDIFVIAILVALVNFGNLASIEANLGAAAFASVVCITMIAAVTFDPRLIWDNTDMDDENA; encoded by the coding sequence ATGCGCGCCATTGATGCCGGCATCATCGTCTGCGACGAATGCCATGAATTGAATCGCCCGGAGTCGGACGAGACCTACGGCAACTGCCGCCGCTGCGGTGCCACGCTCCACCCGCGCCGCCCCAACAGCCTCGCCCGCACCTGGGCTCTGCTGATCACCGCCGCGATCCTCTACATACCGGCCAACGTGCTGCCGATCATGACCGTGAACTTCCTCGGCAACGGCGCGCCCTCCACCATCATGGGCGGCGTGATCGAGCTGATCCACGCCGAGATGGTGCCCATTGCCCTGGTGGTCTTCGTGGCCAGCATCCTGGTGCCCACCTTCAAGCTGGTCGGCATCGCATTGCTGCTTTACTCAGTGCAGCGACGGCTGCCCATGTCGCCCAAGCAACGAATTCTGATGTACCGCTTCATCGAATGGATCGGTCGCTGGTCCATGCTGGATATCTTCGTCATCGCCATCCTTGTGGCGCTGGTGAACTTCGGCAACCTGGCCAGCATCGAAGCCAACCTGGGGGCGGCGGCCTTTGCTAGCGTTGTGTGCATCACCATGATCGCAGCAGTGACTTTCGACCCCAGGCTGATCTGGGACAACACCGATATGGACGACGAGAATGCCTGA